The Burkholderiales bacterium genomic interval CACGCCGCCGCCGGAAAGCAGCCGCACGCGGTCGCCGGGTTTGAATACTTCGGCGGCATCGGCCGCCTGCGTCACCGCGGTGACGTTGCCGCTGTCGAGCGTCACAGTGACTTCGACGCCTTCCCGTTTGGTCACTCCCTCTTCCGCCGCCGCGCCGCCAAGTCCACCCAGCACGGCGCCTATGAGTGTTGCGATCGTGCGCCCGCTGCCGCCGCCAACCGTGTTGCCGGCGACGCCGCCGACCACGGCACCCGCACCCCCGCCAATCGGTGTTTTCGTGCCTTCGATCTGTACTGGGCGAACGCTCTCGACCACACCAAAGCGCACATTTTGTTCGCCGCGCACCTGTTCGCGCGAGTAGTCCCGGCCCGACTGGCCCGCTGCACAGCCGGTCAGCGCCGCGGCACCGATCAACGCTGCGGTGGTCAATGCCTTCAGATTCGTCGTGCCTGTCATTGAATTTCTCCTAAGTCATTCCCGCTTTAGCCATTGAGTCGAAGTTCGGCGCCAAACTCCA includes:
- a CDS encoding glycine zipper 2TM domain-containing protein; the protein is MTGTTNLKALTTAALIGAAALTGCAAGQSGRDYSREQVRGEQNVRFGVVESVRPVQIEGTKTPIGGGAGAVVGGVAGNTVGGGSGRTIATLIGAVLGGLGGAAAEEGVTKREGVEVTVTLDSGNVTAVTQAADAAEVFKPGDRVRLLSGGGVTRVAH